The DNA segment ATCTCGATGCCAAGCCGGGCCTGGGTGCGGCCATCCATGGTCCAGGGAGTGTGCAGGTACACCGGCGGAACAGCCGCCAGCTCGGGCAGCCAGCGGCGGATGAAGACCCCTTCAGGATCGTGGTCTAGACCCTGCTTTAGCGGGTTATATATTCGGATTGTATTGATGCCGGTGGTGCCAGATTGCATTTGACACTGGCTCCAGTGGATACCAGGTTCATAGTCGACGAATTGACGAGCGAGATGTACGCCGCTCTCCCGCCATGGAATCCACAGCTGATAGCTGGCTACGGAAAGCAGCATCGCCCGCATACGGAAATTCAGCCAACCGGTTGCGTTCAGAGAGCGCATGCAAGCATCCACAAAAGGAAGGCCCGTGCGCCCCTCTGCCCAGGCTGCCAAACGCTCCTGATTACTTTCACGCAGTCCAGCAGTGAGGGGATGGAGCTCGCTGTATTCGAGGCTTGGCTGACATTCCAACTTCTGGATAAAATGGCAATGCCAGTGCAAGCGTTCATCAAAGCGCTGCAGGGAGCGCCGCCAGGGGACTACCGCGAGAGCTTGGCGTCGCAGGCGGCTTTTTTGCACTACCTCCCGCATCGACAAGCTGCCCCAACTGAGATGGGGCGAAAGGCGCGAGCAGCTGACGTCTGCCGTATTGGGACTAGACAACCCAGCTTGGTAGGAGCGGCTGCGCTGATCCAAGAAGGAAGCGAGGGTTGTCAAGCCTTGGGATCGCCCCCCCTTTTGCCGCCCAGGGCAGGAATCGGGCTCAAGTCCTAGCTCTGCCGCCATGGGCAAGTGACCGGGGTCGAGCCGGGGCAGCGGGGTGAGACGGGGTGGCGCGGCGCTTAGCTCCTCGGCCATGCGCTGCTCCCAGCGCTTTGCCCAACCCGTTCGCTTGCTGAGCCTCCGGGTGACGCCAAATTGCGGAATCTCCTGCCATTTAATGCCGTGCAGGCGGGCCCATTC comes from the Cyanobium sp. Tous-M-B4 genome and includes:
- a CDS encoding deoxyribodipyrimidine photo-lyase, encoding MGPLQIVWFKRDLRSFDHRPLLEASLRGPVLPLYVVEPDLWSEPDSSARQWEFCRECLVELREVLAGLGQPLVVRIGAIEQVLDRAHRQFGVAGLWSHEETGNGWTYARDRRVAEWARLHGIKWQEIPQFGVTRRLSKRTGWAKRWEQRMAEELSAAPPRLTPLPRLDPGHLPMAAELGLEPDSCPGRQKGGRSQGLTTLASFLDQRSRSYQAGLSSPNTADVSCSRLSPHLSWGSLSMREVVQKSRLRRQALAVVPWRRSLQRFDERLHWHCHFIQKLECQPSLEYSELHPLTAGLRESNQERLAAWAEGRTGLPFVDACMRSLNATGWLNFRMRAMLLSVASYQLWIPWRESGVHLARQFVDYEPGIHWSQCQMQSGTTGINTIRIYNPLKQGLDHDPEGVFIRRWLPELAAVPPVYLHTPWTMDGRTQARLGIEIGRSYPLPLIDWNNAAAVARDRVWALRQQHGFAATADEIQQRHGSRRSGLRSSRRRLSKETSGQLSLDLPG